AGTGCATAGAGCAAGGTAAAAAGTATTTCTCAGTTGCTTCGGGTGGTGGCACTGGCCGCACTTTGCATCCCGACAACATGGCTGCGGGTCCTGCCTCGTACGGCATGACCGACACCATGGGCCGTATGCACTCCGATGCTCAGTTTGCCGGTTCCTCCTCGGTTCCTGCTCACGTAGAGATGATGGGATTGATTGGTATGGGAAACAACCCAATGGTAGGCGCTTCGGTTGCCGTGGCTGTTGCTGTTTCGCAAGCATAACCTTTTTTATAAAGACCAAAAGGATTGACGGGATGTCCGTCAATCCTTTTTTATTTATAGTCGCATGACCAAAGAAGAAACAATCAATAGTGCCCTCCAATATTTCGATCAGGGATATGCCTGTTCGCAATCCATCTTACTTGCATTTGCACCATCCTACAATCTCGATGAGCATACCGCTAAGCTTATATCTTCCACATTTGGGGCAGGAATGGGCCGCTTACGTCAGACATGCGGTGCCGTTACCGGTGGATTTATGGTGCTTGGGCTCGCCTATGGCAATACCGACCCCAAGGACATGACCACCAAGCTTGCCGCATACAAAAGGGTACGCGACCTCAATCGCTTGGTTGAAGATATCCATGGCACGAGCAACTGTTATGAACTTCTAAAAAAGCACGCCAGCGAAGCTGAAGTTGCCGAACGGAAGCACCACAAAATAATCTGCCGCAAGGTGATTGCCGATGCTGCCGGTATAGTTTTCGACATGGTTGAGCAAAAAACGGTGTGACAATCCGA
This portion of the Williamwhitmania taraxaci genome encodes:
- a CDS encoding C-GCAxxG-C-C family protein, which encodes MTKEETINSALQYFDQGYACSQSILLAFAPSYNLDEHTAKLISSTFGAGMGRLRQTCGAVTGGFMVLGLAYGNTDPKDMTTKLAAYKRVRDLNRLVEDIHGTSNCYELLKKHASEAEVAERKHHKIICRKVIADAAGIVFDMVEQKTV